A portion of the Kribbella jejuensis genome contains these proteins:
- a CDS encoding HAD hydrolase-like protein → MPHLLLWDIDHTLIENSGVSKAIYSTAFELVTSIASAVPPVTEGKTDRLIMSELFTSNGIEVPEWPRIHSALRSAGKMHESQLKKIGHTLPGVRKLLETITCRPGIIQTVVTGNIAENARVKLAAFALQDFLVLEAGGYGSDSEDRAELVRLAKARCSAISGTVFDSENTTVIGDTPRDVEAGHRAGARVVAVATGPDSESRLNSAGADAVLPDLSDTSRVLDLLIGPGHL, encoded by the coding sequence ATGCCACACCTTCTCCTCTGGGATATCGACCACACACTCATCGAGAATTCTGGTGTGAGCAAGGCCATATACTCGACGGCATTCGAGCTTGTGACCTCCATTGCATCTGCAGTACCGCCGGTCACGGAAGGCAAGACAGATCGCCTGATAATGAGCGAGCTGTTTACTTCGAATGGCATCGAAGTGCCAGAATGGCCGAGGATTCACTCCGCTCTCCGATCCGCGGGCAAGATGCATGAAAGCCAGCTGAAGAAGATAGGTCATACGCTCCCCGGTGTCCGAAAGCTGTTGGAGACAATCACCTGTCGCCCGGGCATAATTCAGACCGTAGTGACCGGCAACATCGCCGAAAATGCACGGGTCAAGCTTGCCGCTTTCGCCCTCCAGGACTTTCTAGTACTCGAAGCCGGCGGATACGGCTCGGACAGCGAGGATCGCGCCGAGCTCGTCCGCCTGGCAAAAGCCCGTTGTTCTGCCATTTCTGGCACGGTATTTGACTCCGAGAACACAACCGTCATCGGCGACACCCCACGCGATGTCGAAGCCGGGCACCGAGCCGGTGCGAGGGTCGTTGCCGTTGCTACAGGGCCCGACTCCGAGAGCCGACTGAACTCCGCAGGCGCGGACGCGGTGCTGCCAGATCTGTCCGACACGAGCAGAGTTCTCGACCTGTTGATCGGACCCGGTCACCTCTAA
- a CDS encoding lipoate--protein ligase family protein codes for MDMHGEYKVPGGKLVVADLDVVDDRVRSAQLSGDFFLEPDDALERINGALAGIQVDTAAAQIAARVRGALGDGVEMLGFSPEAVAVAVRRALTGATGWHDHEWQFVHDVPREPALQMALDEVLTEEVGSGVRPPTLRVWEWASNAVIIGSFQSLRNEVDLDGAARHDVTVVRRISGGGAMFVEPGNTITYSLYAPESLVSGLSFVESYAFLDDWVIGALNELGIAATYQPINDITSPAGKIAGAAQKRFAGGAVLHHVTMAYDMDASKMLEVLRIGREKLSDKGTTSANKRVDPLRSQTGLDRADVIERMVGTFRNRYGLADGTISADTVAQAEERVAAKFGTEEWLTRVP; via the coding sequence ATGGATATGCATGGTGAGTACAAGGTTCCCGGCGGCAAGCTCGTCGTTGCTGATCTGGACGTCGTGGACGACCGGGTGCGGTCGGCGCAGCTCTCCGGGGACTTCTTCCTCGAGCCGGACGACGCCTTGGAGCGGATCAACGGCGCCTTGGCGGGGATCCAGGTGGACACCGCGGCGGCGCAGATCGCGGCCCGGGTGCGCGGGGCGCTCGGCGACGGCGTCGAGATGCTCGGGTTCTCACCCGAGGCGGTCGCGGTCGCGGTACGGCGTGCGCTGACCGGGGCGACCGGTTGGCACGACCACGAGTGGCAGTTCGTCCACGACGTACCGCGCGAGCCGGCGCTGCAGATGGCGCTCGACGAAGTACTGACCGAAGAGGTGGGTTCGGGCGTCCGCCCGCCGACGCTGCGGGTCTGGGAGTGGGCGTCGAACGCGGTCATCATCGGCAGCTTCCAGTCGCTGCGCAACGAGGTCGACCTGGACGGCGCGGCCCGTCACGACGTCACCGTCGTACGGCGGATCAGCGGCGGCGGCGCGATGTTCGTCGAGCCCGGCAACACGATCACGTACTCGCTGTACGCTCCTGAGTCGCTGGTCTCCGGGCTGTCGTTCGTCGAGTCGTACGCGTTCCTCGACGACTGGGTCATAGGTGCGCTCAACGAGCTCGGGATCGCGGCGACGTACCAGCCGATCAACGACATCACCTCGCCGGCGGGCAAGATCGCCGGCGCCGCGCAGAAGCGGTTCGCCGGCGGCGCGGTCCTGCATCACGTCACGATGGCCTACGACATGGACGCCTCGAAGATGCTCGAGGTACTGCGGATCGGTCGCGAGAAGCTGTCCGACAAGGGCACCACGAGCGCGAACAAGCGCGTCGACCCGCTGCGCAGCCAGACCGGCCTCGACCGGGCGGACGTGATCGAGCGGATGGTCGGCACGTTCCGGAACCGCTACGGGCTCGCCGACGGCACGATCTCCGCGGACACCGTCGCACAGGCCGAGGAACGGGTGGCGGCGAAGTTCGGGACCGAGGAGTGGCTCACGCGGGTGCCGTGA
- a CDS encoding YciI family protein produces MKYVVLIHSNPQPWGHPTIDFTEVGRAIPADERAAMGKEFDELLAELSASGELVSGLALDAPSTSRVYRWEGKKPVSTDGPYAESKEQLAGFFVLNCATQARAEELAAKFAGPGDVVELRPEMEF; encoded by the coding sequence ATGAAGTACGTGGTCCTGATCCACTCCAACCCGCAGCCGTGGGGGCACCCGACGATCGACTTCACCGAGGTCGGACGGGCCATCCCGGCGGACGAGCGGGCCGCGATGGGCAAGGAGTTCGACGAGCTGCTCGCCGAGCTGTCCGCCTCCGGCGAGCTGGTCAGCGGCCTGGCGCTGGACGCTCCGTCGACGTCGCGGGTCTACCGCTGGGAGGGCAAGAAGCCGGTCAGCACGGACGGTCCGTACGCCGAGTCGAAGGAGCAGCTCGCCGGGTTCTTCGTGCTGAACTGCGCGACCCAGGCTCGCGCGGAGGAGCTGGCGGCCAAGTTCGCCGGCCCGGGCGACGTCGTCGAGCTCCGTCCGGAGATGGAATTCTGA
- a CDS encoding NUDIX domain-containing protein codes for MSRTEYYGDPDAPAPNSLVPACNMLVVNDAGQLLLQRRRDTGQWALPGGAQDFGETPSECAVRECKEETGITAEITELLGIYSDPAHIVQYSDGETRQEFEITLIGRPVSGEPTINDEASEVAWFDFSELGTLDIHPSMTRQIDAYLSGVRSHVD; via the coding sequence ATGAGTCGCACCGAATACTATGGTGACCCGGACGCGCCTGCGCCGAACTCACTCGTTCCGGCGTGCAACATGCTGGTGGTGAATGATGCAGGACAGCTGTTGCTTCAAAGGCGGCGCGATACCGGTCAGTGGGCGCTCCCAGGTGGTGCACAGGATTTCGGTGAGACGCCGAGCGAATGTGCAGTGCGCGAGTGCAAGGAGGAGACCGGGATTACGGCGGAGATCACCGAGCTGCTGGGAATCTACTCTGACCCCGCTCACATCGTGCAGTACTCGGACGGCGAAACCCGGCAAGAGTTCGAGATCACGCTCATCGGACGGCCTGTGAGCGGTGAGCCGACAATCAATGATGAGGCAAGTGAAGTTGCTTGGTTCGACTTCAGTGAGCTGGGCACGCTCGACATACATCCCTCGATGACCCGTCAGATCGATGCGTATCTTTCTGGAGTTAGATCCCACGTCGATTGA
- a CDS encoding HD domain-containing protein → MLSADHASSIAEGLLAIPLPKRWSHTIGVAKTARRLAPILGADAELVEVAAWLHDIGYSPELALTGFHPIDGARYLRDTLACDTAICNLVANHTGAEVEAELRGLPPVRVEFPVPTQLSLDALTYSDMTTDVDGCAVGVDERLAEILGRYGAEHVVSRSVRCSSPMLRATVQRIEDLLRA, encoded by the coding sequence GTGCTGTCCGCCGACCACGCTAGTTCGATTGCAGAAGGACTGCTTGCGATACCGCTGCCTAAGCGTTGGTCGCATACGATCGGGGTCGCCAAGACGGCTAGGCGACTGGCCCCGATTCTGGGCGCGGACGCCGAACTTGTCGAGGTGGCGGCCTGGCTGCACGACATCGGTTACTCGCCGGAGTTGGCGTTGACCGGGTTCCATCCGATCGACGGTGCGCGGTACCTGCGGGACACCCTTGCCTGCGATACGGCGATTTGCAACCTTGTCGCGAATCATACGGGCGCAGAAGTTGAGGCAGAGTTGAGAGGCCTGCCACCAGTCCGCGTCGAGTTCCCGGTCCCGACTCAATTGTCGCTCGATGCCCTGACATATTCAGACATGACGACTGATGTGGACGGTTGCGCCGTTGGTGTTGACGAGAGGTTGGCGGAGATCCTTGGTCGATACGGAGCAGAGCACGTTGTGAGCCGTTCCGTTCGATGCTCATCACCGATGTTGAGAGCGACAGTGCAACGTATAGAGGATTTGCTCAGAGCGTGA
- a CDS encoding DUF3800 domain-containing protein codes for MSAAVEIACDESGFSGTNLLDPASPVITHASVDLDVPAAAELIGVLGHRRRSEYKSNQLLRPEQRPALEWLLEELRGHAHVHLIDKTAYVAARVLELFTEEPSYGWGTSFGTDHSGVVDLLRHRTAFLAAFVDLTRTKRVRLMDHAAVDRFFATMPTDVPALRALTRARVELVMQRLIDEDPELPPPLEPLVPALAATVLHWSAGGRSLAVVHDEQSALTPGRVARLGAFLAARVHPPPLRSFVQVDSRDDPRVQVADFLAGIARRRTPDLDVLLEPYTCAATNSSQV; via the coding sequence ATGTCCGCTGCGGTCGAGATCGCGTGCGACGAGTCGGGGTTTTCCGGAACCAACCTGCTCGATCCCGCCTCGCCGGTCATCACCCATGCCAGTGTCGACCTCGACGTACCGGCCGCCGCCGAGCTGATCGGCGTACTCGGGCACCGGCGGCGTTCGGAGTACAAGTCCAACCAGCTGCTCCGTCCCGAGCAGCGGCCCGCGCTGGAATGGTTGCTCGAAGAGCTCCGCGGGCACGCTCACGTGCACCTCATCGACAAGACCGCGTACGTCGCCGCGCGCGTGCTCGAGCTGTTCACCGAGGAGCCGTCGTACGGCTGGGGTACCAGTTTCGGGACCGATCACTCCGGGGTCGTCGACCTGCTGCGGCACCGGACCGCCTTCCTCGCGGCGTTCGTGGACCTCACCCGGACGAAGCGGGTGCGGCTGATGGATCACGCGGCCGTGGACCGGTTCTTCGCGACGATGCCGACCGACGTACCGGCGCTGCGAGCGCTGACCCGCGCCCGGGTCGAACTGGTGATGCAGCGACTGATCGACGAGGATCCGGAGCTCCCGCCGCCGCTGGAACCGCTGGTACCGGCGCTCGCCGCCACGGTGCTGCACTGGAGCGCCGGCGGTCGTTCGCTCGCCGTGGTGCACGACGAGCAGAGTGCGCTGACACCTGGCCGGGTCGCCCGCCTCGGTGCCTTCCTCGCGGCGCGAGTGCATCCGCCGCCGCTGCGGTCGTTCGTGCAGGTCGACTCGCGGGACGATCCGCGGGTCCAGGTCGCCGACTTCCTGGCCGGGATCGCACGCCGCCGTACGCCGGACCTCGACGTACTGCTCGAGCCCTACACCTGCGCGGCGACGAACTCGTCCCAGGTGTGA
- a CDS encoding helix-turn-helix domain-containing protein, which produces MDAGELLSRARQQAGLSRSALAARAGVPTSTVSRIEAGTTDPTLTMLTRLIAAADQHLSLTITAAGGSHRPAIADLADAYSPGGTVRKVNWTQLRGFLDELLAHPELTAEAIESPPRRTGDAAFDALLAGVAEKLADDAGIARPRWTRSVPPSPTPWETPGTPTRVRRARAQAPAQLAARNIWLAAHDLWRDAA; this is translated from the coding sequence GTGGATGCCGGCGAACTTCTGAGCCGAGCGCGGCAGCAAGCAGGCTTGTCGCGCAGCGCCCTCGCGGCCCGGGCTGGTGTTCCTACGTCAACCGTCTCGCGCATCGAGGCGGGGACGACCGATCCGACGCTGACCATGCTGACCCGTCTGATCGCGGCCGCAGACCAACATCTGTCCCTCACGATCACGGCAGCAGGCGGCTCACATCGGCCGGCGATCGCCGATCTCGCCGATGCCTATTCGCCCGGCGGCACGGTGCGGAAGGTCAACTGGACCCAGCTGCGCGGATTCCTCGACGAGCTACTCGCACATCCCGAGCTCACGGCCGAGGCGATCGAGTCACCACCGCGCCGGACCGGTGATGCCGCCTTCGACGCACTGCTGGCGGGCGTCGCCGAGAAGCTTGCGGACGACGCCGGGATCGCCCGGCCCCGGTGGACCAGATCGGTGCCGCCCTCGCCCACCCCGTGGGAAACGCCCGGTACCCCGACACGTGTCCGGCGCGCCCGCGCCCAAGCTCCTGCTCAGTTGGCGGCCCGGAACATCTGGCTGGCCGCACACGACCTCTGGCGGGACGCCGCGTGA
- a CDS encoding SDR family oxidoreductase, producing MILVTGGTGTIGREVLPLLQAAGAKVRVLSRHAGDRGDGVEYLAVDLLTGDGLDAAVDGVDVILHLAGGPKGDDVGTRNLVAAAERANVGHLVHISVTAVDELPLTYFKSKLGAEQAVVGSKIPSTVLRVAQLNEFAWNTVRVMAKLPVLPVPGGIRFQPVDRRDVAARLAELALGEPQGLVPDLVGPQVYTLGELARDYLQATGKHRLSLPIRVPGKAGKVYRAGGNLTLSGATVGTHTWDEFVAAQV from the coding sequence ATGATTCTGGTGACAGGCGGTACAGGAACGATCGGCCGTGAGGTACTCCCGCTGCTGCAGGCGGCCGGCGCGAAGGTCCGAGTACTGAGCCGGCACGCGGGCGACCGCGGCGACGGGGTCGAGTACCTGGCGGTAGACCTGCTGACCGGCGACGGGCTGGACGCGGCAGTCGACGGCGTCGACGTGATCCTGCACCTGGCCGGCGGACCGAAGGGCGACGACGTCGGCACCCGCAACCTGGTCGCCGCGGCCGAGCGGGCGAACGTCGGGCACCTCGTCCACATCTCGGTGACCGCGGTCGACGAGCTGCCGCTGACCTACTTCAAGTCGAAGCTCGGCGCCGAGCAGGCGGTCGTCGGCTCGAAGATTCCGTCGACCGTACTGCGGGTCGCCCAGCTGAACGAGTTCGCCTGGAACACCGTACGGGTGATGGCGAAGCTGCCGGTGCTGCCGGTGCCGGGCGGGATCCGGTTCCAGCCGGTCGACCGCCGGGACGTGGCCGCACGGCTCGCGGAACTCGCGCTCGGTGAGCCGCAGGGCCTGGTCCCCGACCTGGTCGGGCCGCAGGTGTACACGCTGGGCGAGCTTGCCCGCGACTACTTGCAGGCGACCGGGAAGCACCGGCTGTCGCTGCCGATCCGGGTGCCCGGCAAGGCGGGCAAGGTGTACCGGGCGGGCGGGAACCTGACCCTGTCCGGCGCGACGGTTGGCACTCACACCTGGGACGAGTTCGTCGCCGCGCAGGTGTAG
- a CDS encoding hemerythrin domain-containing protein, with protein sequence MADMSMNRAIHAAVRRDLGRFLNALDRFPDGDRQRAAQLATAWQNFDDQLTRHHQDEHRIAWPALRKVGVGQDVLAQLDAEHDTMATVLSTTRTAMGTLRNSASAADATAARTAMAELQRVTIEHFEHEEEEIEPVYLMNEGTPEMKAMGREFAKVSPSQGGTFFAWALDGATPAESSAITRTIPKPVLTVILGLFGRNYRKSVAPVWRS encoded by the coding sequence ATGGCGGACATGAGCATGAACCGGGCGATCCACGCCGCCGTCCGGCGGGATCTGGGTCGCTTCCTGAACGCACTCGACCGGTTCCCGGACGGGGACCGGCAACGCGCCGCGCAGCTCGCGACGGCCTGGCAGAACTTCGACGACCAGCTCACCCGGCACCACCAGGACGAGCACCGGATCGCCTGGCCCGCGCTGCGGAAGGTCGGCGTCGGCCAGGACGTACTCGCGCAGCTCGATGCCGAGCACGACACGATGGCGACGGTGTTGAGCACCACCCGTACGGCGATGGGCACCCTGAGGAACTCAGCTAGTGCGGCGGATGCGACAGCCGCGCGTACCGCGATGGCGGAGCTGCAGCGGGTCACCATCGAGCACTTCGAGCATGAGGAGGAGGAGATCGAGCCGGTCTACCTCATGAACGAGGGGACGCCGGAAATGAAGGCGATGGGCCGCGAGTTCGCCAAGGTCAGCCCGAGCCAGGGCGGCACCTTCTTCGCCTGGGCCCTCGACGGCGCGACCCCGGCCGAATCGAGCGCGATCACCCGTACGATCCCGAAGCCGGTCCTGACCGTCATCCTCGGACTGTTCGGCCGGAACTACCGCAAGTCGGTCGCCCCGGTGTGGCGGAGCTGA
- a CDS encoding dihydrofolate reductase family protein, producing MAKVLYSVTLSIDGFISGPNGDMQWMRPYLGPNPEVDELVPRIGALLVGRRTHDGDDPHKGDPNEGQAFGGGYDGPEYVVTHHPPADPRPGVTYVDDFTKALAAAKQAAGDKYVNVMGASIAKQCIEAGELDEVLVLYAPVMLGDGTRLFAHPGGRTVRLQRRSVTPTSLATSLWFDVIKN from the coding sequence ATGGCGAAAGTCCTGTACTCAGTCACACTGTCCATCGACGGCTTCATCTCCGGACCGAACGGCGACATGCAGTGGATGCGCCCGTACCTCGGCCCGAACCCGGAGGTCGACGAACTGGTCCCGCGGATCGGCGCGCTCCTGGTCGGCCGCCGCACCCACGACGGCGACGACCCACACAAGGGCGACCCGAACGAGGGCCAGGCGTTCGGCGGCGGCTACGACGGCCCGGAGTACGTCGTCACCCACCACCCACCGGCCGATCCCCGCCCCGGCGTCACGTACGTCGACGACTTCACCAAGGCCCTGGCCGCGGCGAAACAGGCAGCCGGCGACAAGTACGTCAACGTGATGGGCGCGAGCATCGCCAAACAGTGCATCGAGGCCGGCGAACTGGACGAGGTCCTGGTCCTGTACGCCCCGGTCATGCTCGGCGACGGCACCCGCCTCTTCGCCCACCCCGGCGGCCGCACCGTCCGCCTCCAACGCCGAAGCGTCACCCCGACTTCGCTGGCAACCAGCCTCTGGTTCGACGTCATCAAGAACTAA
- a CDS encoding PhzF family phenazine biosynthesis protein — MTNVLRYAAFTSDPAGGNPAGVVLDADGLDDEAMQAVAAEVGYSETAFLTKATDVQPVRYFSPKAEVPFCGHATVATAVALAERNGPGEIVFSTQAGLVPVTVDADLRATLTSVEPAVEDAGDIGHVLEMLHWSPEDLNPDLPPRIAYAGARHLVLSTKTRQRLAELDYDFDGLLTYMLELDLTTLQLVWQESPTVFHVRDPFPVGGVVEDPATGAAAAAFGAYLRELNRAQPSITLHQGDDLGRPSLITVELSPDDNRVRVSGNAVPITAPA, encoded by the coding sequence ATGACGAACGTGCTTCGGTATGCGGCTTTTACGTCGGACCCGGCTGGAGGGAATCCGGCTGGGGTGGTGCTGGACGCGGATGGGCTTGATGACGAGGCCATGCAGGCTGTCGCGGCTGAGGTCGGGTATTCCGAGACGGCGTTTCTGACCAAGGCGACCGACGTACAGCCCGTGCGGTACTTCTCGCCCAAGGCGGAGGTGCCGTTCTGTGGGCATGCGACGGTAGCAACTGCGGTGGCGCTTGCTGAGCGCAACGGTCCGGGTGAGATCGTGTTCTCCACCCAGGCCGGGCTGGTTCCGGTCACCGTGGATGCGGACCTGCGGGCGACGCTCACCAGTGTCGAGCCGGCCGTCGAGGACGCCGGCGACATCGGGCACGTGCTCGAGATGCTGCATTGGTCGCCCGAGGACCTGAACCCGGACCTTCCGCCACGGATCGCGTACGCCGGTGCGCGGCATCTCGTGCTGAGTACCAAGACCCGGCAGCGCCTGGCCGAGCTGGACTACGACTTCGACGGACTGCTCACGTACATGCTCGAGCTGGACCTGACCACGCTGCAGCTCGTTTGGCAGGAGTCGCCGACGGTGTTCCACGTCCGCGACCCGTTCCCGGTCGGTGGTGTGGTCGAGGACCCGGCGACCGGTGCGGCAGCGGCCGCGTTCGGGGCGTACCTGCGTGAGCTCAACCGAGCGCAGCCGTCAATCACCCTGCACCAGGGCGACGACCTCGGCCGGCCGAGCCTGATCACGGTCGAACTGTCCCCCGACGACAACCGCGTCCGCGTCAGCGGCAACGCCGTACCGATCACGGCACCCGCGTGA
- a CDS encoding adenylate kinase codes for MTTVLLMGPPGAGKGTHAGLLAGHLGVPVISTGDLFRRNIAEGTELGRTAQRYLDAGEYVPDEVTNDMVRDRLAAPDARPGFVLDGYPRTLDQAGVLDEILDGQGRSLDAAVVLQVPVDALVVRLLKRAEIEHRSDDTEEVIRRRFEVYHEQTAPLIDFYLDRGIHHEVDASPGIETVRTHVQRVAVQLKLAA; via the coding sequence GTGACGACTGTCTTGCTGATGGGGCCGCCCGGAGCGGGTAAGGGAACGCACGCGGGCCTGCTGGCCGGACATCTCGGCGTACCGGTGATCTCCACCGGCGATCTTTTTCGCCGGAACATTGCGGAAGGGACCGAGCTCGGCCGGACCGCGCAGCGGTACCTCGACGCCGGGGAGTACGTCCCCGACGAGGTCACCAACGACATGGTCCGCGACCGGCTCGCGGCCCCCGACGCCCGTCCGGGGTTCGTCCTGGACGGGTACCCGCGGACCCTCGACCAGGCCGGCGTCCTGGACGAGATCCTCGACGGACAGGGCCGCTCGCTGGACGCGGCCGTCGTGCTGCAGGTGCCGGTCGACGCCCTGGTCGTCCGGCTCCTCAAGCGGGCCGAGATCGAGCACCGCAGCGACGACACCGAAGAGGTCATCCGCCGCCGCTTCGAGGTCTACCACGAGCAGACCGCGCCGCTGATCGACTTCTATCTCGACCGCGGCATCCACCACGAGGTCGACGCGTCACCGGGCATCGAGACGGTGCGCACCCACGTCCAGCGAGTCGCCGTACAGCTGAAGCTCGCCGCCTGA
- a CDS encoding DUF6036 family nucleotidyltransferase, with the protein MSGAPAPKLLLSWRPGTSGWPHTTSGGTPREPVPPRVLGKREILGYLREVADELAIRNLTCRLVVAGGSYLALHDLRESTADIDSLTKLTAEVRAVVRRIADRHGLRTDWLNDAASAFAPIGLDPEECEVLYQHSNLTILGPSPGQVFLMKLFAGRAPDHDDMTVLWPSTGFADVRSAVDAYYLAYPFEEHDPYLVDYVQEIADQSVQQ; encoded by the coding sequence GTGTCCGGCGCGCCCGCGCCCAAGCTCCTGCTCAGTTGGCGGCCCGGAACATCTGGCTGGCCGCACACGACCTCTGGCGGGACGCCGCGTGAACCAGTTCCTCCGCGTGTTCTCGGCAAGCGCGAGATCCTCGGGTATCTGCGCGAGGTCGCGGACGAGCTCGCAATCCGGAATCTGACGTGCCGCCTGGTTGTGGCCGGCGGCTCATACCTCGCCCTGCACGATCTCCGGGAATCCACTGCCGACATCGACTCGTTGACCAAGCTGACTGCTGAGGTCCGGGCCGTAGTACGGCGCATCGCCGACCGCCACGGGCTCCGGACTGACTGGCTCAACGACGCGGCCTCGGCGTTCGCACCCATCGGCTTGGATCCTGAGGAGTGCGAGGTGCTCTACCAGCACAGCAATCTGACGATTCTCGGCCCATCGCCAGGACAAGTCTTTCTGATGAAGCTGTTCGCCGGCCGAGCACCCGATCACGACGACATGACGGTGCTGTGGCCGAGTACCGGGTTTGCCGATGTTCGATCCGCGGTGGACGCCTATTACCTGGCCTACCCGTTCGAGGAGCACGATCCATACCTCGTGGACTACGTGCAGGAGATCGCCGATCAATCCGTCCAGCAGTAG
- a CDS encoding helix-turn-helix domain-containing protein: MNERLRSVMLQRGVTVDALAQVCSVDPKTVERWLSKNRMPHRRYRWAAAEFLEADEVYLWPAVAQQKLHRRKSESSSELVRLYPNRSSVSRETWQQLIDESEQAIDVLIYSGTFLSQIPSISRTLAARASAGVEVRICFGDPDCDAVALRDREEGLEGTLSAKIRAARTYFKPLLAEDNCEIRLHATTLYNSIFRFDDNLLANPHAWGQPASANPLLHFRRIDIVTGFFDHYRESFEAVWKSATAWQDSAGGNE; this comes from the coding sequence ATGAACGAACGCCTACGGTCGGTGATGCTTCAGCGTGGCGTGACCGTCGATGCCCTTGCTCAGGTGTGCTCGGTTGACCCGAAGACTGTGGAGCGCTGGCTGTCGAAGAACCGGATGCCTCACCGCAGGTACCGATGGGCGGCCGCCGAGTTCCTTGAGGCGGATGAGGTGTATCTCTGGCCGGCGGTTGCACAACAGAAATTGCATCGGCGCAAGTCGGAGTCCAGTTCGGAGCTTGTTCGCCTCTACCCCAATCGGTCCTCAGTGTCTCGGGAAACGTGGCAACAGTTGATCGATGAGTCCGAGCAAGCAATTGATGTCCTGATCTACTCGGGAACGTTCTTGTCGCAAATTCCGAGCATCAGCAGAACGCTCGCGGCGCGCGCGAGTGCGGGCGTGGAGGTCAGAATTTGTTTTGGTGATCCCGACTGTGACGCAGTTGCGCTCCGAGATCGGGAAGAGGGTTTAGAAGGTACCCTGTCTGCGAAGATCCGTGCCGCACGTACGTACTTCAAACCGCTGCTCGCCGAAGACAACTGCGAGATACGGCTCCATGCGACCACGCTGTACAACTCTATCTTCAGATTTGATGACAACCTGCTGGCAAACCCGCATGCGTGGGGCCAACCCGCCAGCGCGAATCCGCTGCTACATTTTCGCCGTATCGATATTGTTACTGGATTCTTTGATCACTACCGTGAAAGCTTCGAAGCCGTTTGGAAGTCAGCCACAGCTTGGCAGGACTCCGCTGGAGGCAATGAATGA
- a CDS encoding DddA-like double-stranded DNA deaminase toxin, with product MPSELQRVASELLACIDRIPDMVAYLSRTATRCREQAAYLAQFGSSNPAAHTAALQLDTAARACDEAAEYAGRVPLRARSWVDQMVSGGRTVPRSNGGSVPRPQSNPADSDPDSIMRRLPKRNPDNNDPTTGILVDETGKRQSFVSGRGDYLEEKALDLCKEKGWQPFDRTRHTEIKVAVHMRLTGVERATLYLNNEPCDIPGANCRILLPRFLPPGAELVVYGPNGYRETFKGKSEG from the coding sequence ATGCCGTCGGAGCTGCAACGGGTCGCATCCGAACTGCTGGCGTGCATTGACCGCATCCCCGACATGGTCGCGTACCTCTCACGCACGGCCACACGTTGCCGGGAGCAAGCGGCGTATCTCGCGCAGTTCGGGTCGAGCAATCCAGCCGCGCATACGGCGGCCCTGCAGCTCGACACCGCTGCCCGGGCATGTGACGAGGCGGCTGAGTACGCCGGTCGGGTTCCACTACGTGCACGTAGTTGGGTTGATCAAATGGTCAGCGGCGGACGCACCGTGCCCCGCTCGAACGGAGGATCTGTTCCGCGTCCTCAATCTAACCCAGCCGACAGCGATCCTGACTCGATTATGCGCAGGCTCCCCAAGCGGAATCCTGACAATAACGACCCAACCACGGGGATTCTCGTTGACGAGACCGGCAAACGGCAAAGCTTTGTCAGCGGCCGCGGAGATTACCTGGAAGAGAAGGCGCTCGACCTCTGCAAAGAGAAAGGCTGGCAGCCATTCGACCGGACCCGACACACAGAGATCAAGGTCGCGGTGCACATGCGCCTGACCGGGGTCGAGCGAGCGACCCTATACCTCAACAACGAACCATGCGATATCCCAGGGGCCAACTGCCGGATTCTGCTGCCGCGATTCCTGCCGCCTGGAGCAGAACTTGTAGTATATGGCCCGAACGGCTACCGCGAGACTTTCAAAGGCAAGAGCGAAGGATGA